One segment of Solanum stenotomum isolate F172 chromosome 1, ASM1918654v1, whole genome shotgun sequence DNA contains the following:
- the LOC125852960 gene encoding serine/arginine-rich splicing factor SC35-like isoform X3: MSHFGRTGPPDIADTYSLLVLNITFRTSADDLFPLFDKYGKVVDIFIPRDRRTGESRGFAFVRYKYAEEAQKAVDRLDGRVVDGREMAVQFAKYGPNAERIHQGRIIEKVPGIKGSSRSRSPRRRYRDDYHRDREYRRSRSRSVDRYERDRYRQRERDYRHRSRSRSLSPDYDRDRGRGRDRKHHRRSPSVDSASPARRSPSPHRKESPRRSLSPTKGSPERRVRNERSPTPRSRSPPGREMDSRSPSPRVDED, encoded by the exons ATGTCGCACTTCGGGAGAACTGGTCCGCCGGATATCGCTGATACTTATTCTCTCCTCGTCCTCAACATCACTTTCC GTACCTCGGCGGATGATCTCTTTCCTCTTTTCGACAAGTATGGGAAGGTTGTGGATATCTTCATTCCCCGGGACAGAAG GACTGGTGAGTCACGTGGGTTTGCGTTTGTTCGTTACAAGTATGCAGAGGAAGCACAAAAGGCTGTAGATAGGCTGGATG GAAGAGTGGTTGATGGACGGGAAATGGCTGTTCAATTCGCCAAATATGGGCCAAATGCAGAACGAAT TCACCAAGGGAGGATCATTGAGAAAGTTCCTGGAATCAAGGGAAGCTCAAGAAGCAGAAGCCCTCGTAGAAG ATACCGTGATGACTATCATAGAGATAGAGAATACAGGAGAAGTAGGAGCAGAAGCGTTGATCGCTATGAGCGGGATAGATATCGGCAGAGAGAGCGGGACTATCGCCATCGGTCCAGGAGCCGCAGCTTAAGTCCAGACTATGATCGAGATCGTGGCAGGGGACGTGACAGAAAACATCATAGGCGGAGCCCATCAGTTGACAG TGCCTCCCCAGCTCGGCGTAGCCCCAGTCCTCACAGGAAAGAGTCTCCTCGTAGAAGCTTATCACCTACAAAAGGAAGTCCTGAGAGGCGTGTTCGCAATGAACGCTCTCCAACTCCTCGAAGTCGCTCCCCTCCAGGTCGAGAAATGGATTCACGAAGCCCTTCTCCTCGTGTTGATGAG gATTAG
- the LOC125852960 gene encoding serine/arginine-rich splicing factor SC35-like isoform X2, whose amino-acid sequence MSHFGRTGPPDIADTYSLLVLNITFRTSADDLFPLFDKYGKVVDIFIPRDRRTGESRGFAFVRYKYAEEAQKAVDRLDGRVVDGREMAVQFAKYGPNAERIHQGRIIEKVPGIKGSSRSRSPRRRYRDDYHRDREYRRSRSRSVDRYERDRYRQRERDYRHRSRSRSLSPDYDRDRGRGRDRKHHRRSPSVDSASPARRSPSPHRKESPRRSLSPTKGSPERRVRNERSPTPRSRSPPGREMDSRSPSPRVDED is encoded by the exons ATGTCGCACTTCGGGAGAACTGGTCCGCCGGATATCGCTGATACTTATTCTCTCCTCGTCCTCAACATCACTTTCC GTACCTCGGCGGATGATCTCTTTCCTCTTTTCGACAAGTATGGGAAGGTTGTGGATATCTTCATTCCCCGGGACAGAAG GACTGGTGAGTCACGTGGGTTTGCGTTTGTTCGTTACAAGTATGCAGAGGAAGCACAAAAGGCTGTAGATAGGCTGGATG GAAGAGTGGTTGATGGACGGGAAATGGCTGTTCAATTCGCCAAATATGGGCCAAATGCAGAACGAAT TCACCAAGGGAGGATCATTGAGAAAGTTCCTGGAATCAAGGGAAGCTCAAGAAGCAGAAGCCCTCGTAGAAG ATACCGTGATGACTATCATAGAGATAGAGAATACAGGAGAAGTAGGAGCAGAAGCGTTGATCGCTATGAGCGGGATAGATATCGGCAGAGAGAGCGGGACTATCGCCATCGGTCCAGGAGCCGCAGCTTAAGTCCAGACTATGATCGAGATCGTGGCAGGGGACGTGACAGAAAACATCATAGGCGGAGCCCATCAGTTGACAG TGCCTCCCCAGCTCGGCGTAGCCCCAGTCCTCACAGGAAAGAGTCTCCTCGTAGAAGCTTATCACCTACAAAAGGAAGTCCTGAGAGGCGTGTTCGCAATGAACGCTCTCCAACTCCTCGAAGTCGCTCCCCTCCAGGTCGAGAAATGGATTCACGAAGCCCTTCTCCTCGTGTTGATGAG GATTAA
- the LOC125852960 gene encoding serine/arginine-rich splicing factor SC35-like isoform X1 has protein sequence MSHFGRTGPPDIADTYSLLVLNITFRTSADDLFPLFDKYGKVVDIFIPRDRRTGESRGFAFVRYKYAEEAQKAVDRLDGRVVDGREMAVQFAKYGPNAERIHQGRIIEKVPGIKGSSRSRSPRRRYRDDYHRDREYRRSRSRSVDRYERDRYRQRERDYRHRSRSRSLSPDYDRDRGRGRDRKHHRRSPSVDSASPARRSPSPHRKESPRRSLSPTKGSPERRVRNERSPTPRSRSPPGREMDSRSPSPRVDEVIT, from the exons ATGTCGCACTTCGGGAGAACTGGTCCGCCGGATATCGCTGATACTTATTCTCTCCTCGTCCTCAACATCACTTTCC GTACCTCGGCGGATGATCTCTTTCCTCTTTTCGACAAGTATGGGAAGGTTGTGGATATCTTCATTCCCCGGGACAGAAG GACTGGTGAGTCACGTGGGTTTGCGTTTGTTCGTTACAAGTATGCAGAGGAAGCACAAAAGGCTGTAGATAGGCTGGATG GAAGAGTGGTTGATGGACGGGAAATGGCTGTTCAATTCGCCAAATATGGGCCAAATGCAGAACGAAT TCACCAAGGGAGGATCATTGAGAAAGTTCCTGGAATCAAGGGAAGCTCAAGAAGCAGAAGCCCTCGTAGAAG ATACCGTGATGACTATCATAGAGATAGAGAATACAGGAGAAGTAGGAGCAGAAGCGTTGATCGCTATGAGCGGGATAGATATCGGCAGAGAGAGCGGGACTATCGCCATCGGTCCAGGAGCCGCAGCTTAAGTCCAGACTATGATCGAGATCGTGGCAGGGGACGTGACAGAAAACATCATAGGCGGAGCCCATCAGTTGACAG TGCCTCCCCAGCTCGGCGTAGCCCCAGTCCTCACAGGAAAGAGTCTCCTCGTAGAAGCTTATCACCTACAAAAGGAAGTCCTGAGAGGCGTGTTCGCAATGAACGCTCTCCAACTCCTCGAAGTCGCTCCCCTCCAGGTCGAGAAATGGATTCACGAAGCCCTTCTCCTCGTGTTGATGAGGTGATAACATGA